The DNA window CAACGTTCCCAATAAGGCATGTGTGGGTAGGGCTAACTGGTCACTGCAAGTTGCTCAAGTGtaagtgagtggtagaatttggggtgggatgggaagaggcgggcggggggggggggagaggaaggtgATGGAAATATGGGGGGAGTAAAAATATTGTGATTTAtgcaggattagtgtaaatgggtgggtGATGGTCAAATAGGAGaggacacttttttttaaaaggacaacaagtgcagggcaaatattttacacagtggTAGGGGCCCGTGTTGAAAGCAGATATGATAAGATGCTTCTGGATAGACATCTGAGACCTGTAGGGAACAGATTATGTGCAAGGAGCTGAGTTTACTCTGGCATCAGGCGGTGTTCAGACACTATGGGCCAAGTGATGGTTGTGGAGGTCAAAGTGCATTCAAGGCAGAGATGTAGGCAAAATTTAGAAAATTCTTTGGTTTTCTTAACATATCCCTATCCAGCCCGATTATTaagaatcatctttttcaaccttctatgTTGGATGTAGGTTTTAGAGAGTGGGTCAGAATGGGTATCAAAAGTTTTAGGGATCTGTATATTCAAGGCAAGTTTGTTCATCTGAACAATTAACAGTTAAATTGAATCTTCCCaataggcatttttttttttttaaaataaagatattTACAAATCAAGCTTTTTGCTCAAACCAAACAATTATAAAAAGTTACTTTAGCAGTTTCAAGCTTTTCATTTTCTTCCCCACAAAACCGGTTTTTGAAGATCGAAGTGGCCCataagaggggaggggggatgaggggggggtcGTTGCCTGGCCTTGAGCGCcagcccccgccccgcccccgctGTTCGAGCCCAAACGCGAGGCGAAGGGGCTGCCTTACTTTAATTCGTCCTCTTCGATGAACCCGCTGTTATCATCATCGATGGCTCGGAAAACATTCCGGATTTCCTCGGCGCTTTTTTTGGACAGGCCACAGGTCGAAAAGAACTTTTTGCAGTTGAAGGAATCGTGGGCTGTAGGACGAGAGAGGAGGTGAGTGCGAGCCGGGAGCCGCCGCCGGGACAGCGACGCCGACGCGGCCAACACGGGCTTACCTTGACATTCCTTCAGTGCGCTGGAGATGTCGGCCACAGACAGCACGTCGGTGATTTCCATCCtgcaactgggggggggggggggggcaaacacCAGAGGCTGCACACACTGTGGGTGAAGTGAAAACCAACTCAGCCGCTCAGACGGCCCACTCCATGTTGCAACGTTACATCCACgagcaggaccccccccccacccccccccaccctcagacCTGGGCGAGCAGCTCAAGCTCGAAACCTCCCGCACCTTTACCGTTGCAACGTGAAGTGTCCGGTGGACcggctgactttctccagcatttgagtTTTAACCAGAGGGAGTGAGAAGattctcccctctccctgggCTCACTCTTTATCCAccctttcctcccccccttctcccatcctcctccccccccttctcccatcctccccccccttctcccatcctcctccccccccttctcccatcctcccccccccttctccatcctcctccccccccccttctcccatcctcctcccccccccccttctccatcctcctcccccccccttctccatcccccccccccccccttctcccatcctcctcccccccccttctcccatcctcctcccccccccttctcccatcctcctccccccccttctcccatcctcctccccccccttctccatcctccccccccctctcccatctcctccccccctcctcactcccccccccttctcccatcctcctcccccccttctcccatcctcctccccccccttctcccatcctcctcccccccccttctcccatcctcctcccccccccttctcccatcctcctcccccccttctcccatcctcctcccccccttctccatcctcctcccccccttctcccatcctcctcccccccttctccatcctcctccccccccttctcccatcctcctcccccccccttctcccatcctcctccccccccttctcccatcctcctcccccccttctcccatcctcctcccccccttctcccatcctcctcccccccttctcccatcctcctccccccccttctccatcctcctccccccccttctcccatcctcctcccccccttctcccatcctcctccccccccttctcccatccctcctcccccccttctcccatcctcctcccccccttctccatcctcctcccccccttctcccatcctcctccccccttctcccatcctcctcccccccttctcccatcctcctcccccccttctcccatcctcctcccccccttctcccatcctcctcccccccttctcccatcctcctcccccccttctcccatcctcctcccccccttctcccatcctcctcccccccctctcccatcctcctccccccccccttctcccatcctcctccctcccccccttctcccatcctctcccccccccttctcccatcctccccccctctccctctgcccccgcGAACCTCCTCCTCCCACAGACCCCCACTTGCCCTTCCATAGACCGCTCTCTCACGGAGAACCACCCGACCCCACTTCGCCCCCGACCACCAGAACCCCCATAAAACCCTGTCCCGTCTTCCACCCTGCGGCCACTGACAACCTTGCGCGTTGATCTAGTATTTCTTCTCTCAACACCTCCCCGAGAGCGACAAATTTGTGAACCATTGCGCCCGACGAGGGGTCCGTCCCCAGCGCTGGGGTCAGAGCCGCTGGAGGAGACCGGTTGGCCGGTTCCTGCGGGTCCGTCTCCTACTGCGACAACCCCCCGTTCCCTGAACCCCTCCTGTCCTCTCTGATCGTGCGAGCCTGGCGATCCTCACCTTCGCTGGACACCCGATGAGACCGAAGACTCTGCTGTGCGTGTGCGCCTGTGTCACACCTGGTTTATATACAGTCCATTAAGGTGACTCTTTACAGGACTTGAATTGCGTCGCATGGATCAAATGCACGAGTTTCACCTGCTCTTAAATTTCCAACACAGCTAATAATTCCCCTGCTATTTATATCTCCGCACACCTGATACccgcccccaccctctcccctccccacaaaAGCTACTACCCTGAGAGAATTGTTACACTGTGGGGTTATTGCATCGGTTATAGGCAAAAAGCTcactgctggaaaaactcagcaggtcaaacagtgtaacaaagataagataaagatacataaccaagttctcaggcttgggcccttcatcaaggtaaagatgcctcaaacccaaaacattggttatgtatctttctctttgctatataaagttcgcAGTTTGACCAGcgttctccagtgttgtgtcttTATCTACCAGTGTTCAGTGCCTTtgcatcctcaggagtttgtggaggtctgGTACACATCAGAAACCCTCCCAaatctctacagatgtgtagtggaaaatgggctgcatcatggtctggtttggggacaccaatactcccgagtgtaaagccctgcgaaAGTAATgggcacaggcaaaaccctcccaccattgagaacatctacagagaatgctgccagcagagagcggcagcaatcatcaaggatccacaccacccagcacacgctctgttctcgctgctgccatcaggaaagaggtgtcggtgccacaagattcgcaccatcaggttcaggaacagctgctccccctccaccatcagactcctcaatgacaaactccatcagggactcatttaagg is part of the Narcine bancroftii isolate sNarBan1 chromosome 12, sNarBan1.hap1, whole genome shotgun sequence genome and encodes:
- the LOC138746438 gene encoding parvalbumin, thymic CPV3-like — its product is MEITDVLSVADISSALKECQAHDSFNCKKFFSTCGLSKKSAEEIRNVFRAIDDDNSGFIEEDELKYFLQRFSAGARVLSDNETKIFMAGGDKDNDGKLGAEEFVDLVLS